From Cydia fagiglandana chromosome 6, ilCydFagi1.1, whole genome shotgun sequence, the proteins below share one genomic window:
- the LOC134665066 gene encoding protein Asterix — MQLTSDPRRADRERRYKPPPPSSAPAEDLTTDYMNILGMVFSMCGLMMRLKWCAWTAVFCSSISFANSRVSDDTKQIVSSFMLSISAVVMSYLQNPQPMSPPWAALTT, encoded by the exons ATGCAATTGACATCAGATCCACGCAGAGCCGACCGTGAGCGCCGCTACAAGCCGCCACCACCGTCATCGGCCCCTGCTGAGGATCTCACCACGGACTACATGAACATTTTGG GTATGGTGTTCTCCATGTGCGGTCTCATGATGCGCCTGAAGTGGTGTGCATGGACTGCTGTGTTCTGCTCCAGCATCAGCTTTGCCAACTCCAGGGTTTCTGATGACACTAAACAG attgtTAGCTCCTTCATGCTGTCAATATCAGCTGTGGTCATGTCATACCTCCAGAACCCTCAGCCAATGTCACCACCATGGGCAGCCCTCACCACTTAG